The Gigantopelta aegis isolate Gae_Host chromosome 9, Gae_host_genome, whole genome shotgun sequence genomic sequence atctatttttgaatttgtatcCACGTCTGTATCCAGATGACGTTCAAGAACAATCCTCAGTTATATTAGTTGTGTGTTAAGGACAGATGATGTTGAGGACagatgtgggtgtgggtgtggctgTGGCTGTGGGTGTtgctgtgtgtgtggctgtgagCGTGGGTGTGGCTGTGGGTGTGGGTATGGCTGTGGGTGTTGTTGTAGATGTGGGTGTGGCTGCGGGCGTGACTGTGGTTGTGGGCTTGGGTGTGGCTGTGACTGTGGCTGTGGGTGTTCCTGTGACTGTGGCTGTGGGTGTTCCTGTGGGTGTGAGTGTGGATGTGACTGTAGATGTGGGTGTTCctatgggtgtgggtgtggatgTGACTGTGGCTGTGGGTGTGGATGTGGGTGTTCCTGTGGGTGTGGATGTGGGTGTTCCTGTGGGTGTGGCTGTGGGTGTGGATGTGACTGTGGCTGTGGCTGTGGCTGTGGGTGTTCCTGTGGGTGTGGAAGTAACTGTGGATTTGGATGTGGCTGTGGCTCTGGGTGTGGCTCTGAGTGTGACTGTGGCTGTGGGCTATTGTTGgcgtgcttccatcagagaactgttcagtCACACGTGTAGTGGACACAACGTCCGACTTCGTTAGAGAGTTCTGTTCCAGACAAGTGGATGTTATGTGTTTCTTACATTATAATTGTACTGGCGTACATACTCATACAGACGcctacacagatatacacaatcatacatacacacacacacacaacacacacacacacacacacacacacacaatcatacacacgcgtaaacacacacacatacacacacacatacacacacacatacacacacacacacataacacacacacacaatcatacacacgcgtaaaacacacacacacacacgcgtaaaacacaacacacacacacacacagacacagacacacacatgcacaaatacaaatatacaaacatacacacacatacatacatacacacacacacaaacacaaaccacCACCACACTATACCACATaccacactacaccacaccacaccacaccacaccacactacacc encodes the following:
- the LOC121381535 gene encoding elastin-like — encoded protein: MMLRTDVGVGVAVAVGVAVCVAVSVGVAVGVGMAVGVVVDVGVAAGVTVVVGLGVAVTVAVGVPVTVAVGVPVGVSVDVTVDVGVPMGVGVDVTVAVGVDVGVPVGVDVGVPVGVAVGVDVTVAVAVAVGVPVGVEVTVDLDVAVALGVALSVTVAVGYCWRASIRELFSHTCSGHNVRLR